From a single Penaeus vannamei isolate JL-2024 chromosome 25, ASM4276789v1, whole genome shotgun sequence genomic region:
- the Rabex-5 gene encoding rab5 GDP/GTP exchange factor isoform X1 encodes MSNSAWTGARPHINESELLCRTGCGYYGNPTWDGHCSKCYKELIQKSQQRKAVFDPTQKIRSKVSRSVSDVSELTSTATSLMSRKFDRFEEKRRQQLDKRTKAVKSIFRKSQSNKDPNKAEQWKATRQLSFESQSVGQEFNEFLKTLNKDVQMRVSKQINTFVEKMLRCVEFQSVDESGEQVHDFYNSMNEMITMQSPYQELTQDQIDRINELTERYVTTRLYKAFISAVNAVSEEKDLAIQNRIRSLAWVSSQHLECGVDETKEEVREALDLVITELIDVNSKRVPSDKLKCLVSSSHHVLNLLKLSKGGTPASADDFLPALIYCVLQANPPLLHSNILYITSFAQQTTLQSGEAGYFFTNLCCAVAFIEKLTAESLGLTEDEFKRYMSGEALPPNALDGDTWLCEGMRVMQQNLKTLDDLKTRMDRLMTESDTLIDEMDSLETNVTKEVAAVMERTPLHIRPRQANIDEEVPASDLLPPPLTPQTLKEGGQQAGAENVPSSTSDAAAAGGLLSPIGSDAPLSPDILAAQQSLSFLQGLSDLDSGMLSNGENDNDNSSRSKSAAKDGQLRAKDSSLPDLLDPFDNLVVGDAPSSLPPILDPTVSCSNPFLNSANSPKPPGLPGAYSSLQPNSSSQHAAASSSSSSTVGDPSLYTGFTVQGGRIPNIPCDTGHFHYSSPCDPLSPPLETPQPSLPPPLIPMASGGDGGSTRTSSGGSTPRSSEKQPLKKEDTIDKVYNVLGDIVQTFDNLL; translated from the exons ATGTCAAATTCAGCTTGGACAGGAGCCAGGCCACACATCAATGAATCAGAGCTGCTGTGTCGGACAGGATGTGGGTACTATGGGAATCCTACCTGGGACGGTCATTGTTCCAAGTGCTATAAGGAGCTCATTCAAAAGTCTCAACAACGAAAAGCTGTCTTTGACCCCACCCAGAAGATTCGCAG TAAGGTGAGTCGCTCGGTCAGTGATGTGTCTGAACTGACATCAACGGCAACTTCTTTGATGAGCCGCAAGTTTGATCGCTTTGAAGAGAAAAGGCGACAGCAGCTTGACAAAAGAACAAAAGCTGTGAAATCAATCTTTCGCAAATCGCAGAGTAATAAAG ACCCAAATAAGGCAGAACAGTGGAAGGCAACCAGGCAGCTCAGTTTTGAGTCCCAGAGTGTTGGGCAGGAGTTCAATGAATTCCTAAAA ACCCTAAACAAAGATGTGCAAATGAGGGTCAGCAAGCAGATTAATACATTTGTGGAGAAAATGTTACGCTGTGTGGAGTTTCAGTCAGTTGACGAGTCTGGAGAACAGGTGCATGACTTCTACAACTCCATGAATGAAATGATCACCATGCAGAGTCCTTACCAAG AACTGACACAGGATCAGATTGATAGAATCAATGAGCTGACAGAGCGATATGTGACAACCAGGCTTTACAAGGCGTTCATCAGTGCTGTCAATGCTGTCTCTGAAGAAAAGGATCTTGCTATTCAAAACAG AATCCGCAGCTTGGCTTGGGTCAGCAGCCAGCACTTGGAGTGTGGAGTTgatgagacgaaggaggaagtgcGTGAAGCTCTGGATCTTGTGATCACAG AACTGATTGACGTCAACAGTAAGCGTGTCCCTTCAGACAAGCTGAAATGCCTTGTGTCATCTAGTCATCATGTCCTGAATCTCTTGAAACTGTCCAAAGGAGGAACCCCTGCATCAGCTGATGATTTCCTTCCAGCTCTGATATACTGTGTTCTCCAAGCAAATCCTCCATTGTTACACAGCAATATTTTATACATTACTAGTTTTGCACAGCAGACAACTCTTCAGAGTGGTGAAGCTGGATATTTCTTTACAAATCTG TGCTGTGCAGTTGCATTTATTGAAAAGTTAACTGCAGAAAGCTTGGGGCTAACAGAGGACGAATTCAAGCGCTATATGTCAGGAGAAGCTCTTCCTCCTAATGCCCTGGACGGAGATACATGGCTGTGTGAG ggtATGAGGGTCATGCAGCAAAATCTGAAGACTCTGGATGACCTGAAGACGCGCATGGATCGTCTCATGACTGAATCTGACACGCTGATTGATGAGATGGACAGCTTAGAG ACAAACGTGACAAAGGAGGTGGCAGCTGTGATGGAGAGGACGCCCTTACACATCCGTCCACGTCAAGCCAACATTGATGAAGAGGTCCCAGCATCagaccttctccctcctcccctcacaccacaG ACACTGAAGGAAGGAGGCCAGCAGGCTGGAGCAGAAAACGTGCCGTCCTCTACCTCAGATGCAGCAGCAGCTGGAGGTCTCCTCTCACCAATAGGGTCAGATGCTCCTCTCAGTCCAGACATTCTGGCAGCTCAACAGTCCCTCTCATTTCTTCAAGGCTTGTCAGATCTAGACTCTGGAATGTTATCAAAtggggaaaatgataatgataattcatccCGGAGCAAAAGTGCAGCTAAAGATGGCCAGCTCAGAGCCAAGGACTCATCTTTACCAGACCTGTTGGACCCCTTTGATAACCTTGTAGTGGGAGATGCACCCAGCAGTTTACCACCAATCTTAGATCCCACTGTTTCATGTTCAAACCCTTTCCTGAATTCTGCAAACTCGCCAAAGCCTCCTGGATTGCCGGGAGCATATTCGTCCCTGCAGCCAAATAGCTCTTCTCAGCACGCTGCAGCATCAAGCTCTTCCAGTTCAACAGTGGGCGACCCTTCTCTGTACACTGGTTTCACCGTTCAAGGAGGAAGAATCCCAAACATCCCATGTGATACAGGCCACTTCCATTACTCATCTCCATGTGACCCCCTATCTCCACCACTCGAGACGCCACAGCCTTCTCTCCCACCACCATTAATTCCCATGGCCTctggaggggacggagggagcaCAAGGACGTCCTCTGGGGGCAGCACTCCAAGATCTTCTGAGAAACAGCCACTGAAGAAGGAGGACACCATTGACAAAGTGTACAATGTTTTAGGGGATATTGTGCAGACTTTTGATAATCTCTTGTAG
- the Rabex-5 gene encoding rab5 GDP/GTP exchange factor isoform X2, giving the protein MSQEFQPFSEVDAVQLRKVSRSVSDVSELTSTATSLMSRKFDRFEEKRRQQLDKRTKAVKSIFRKSQSNKDPNKAEQWKATRQLSFESQSVGQEFNEFLKTLNKDVQMRVSKQINTFVEKMLRCVEFQSVDESGEQVHDFYNSMNEMITMQSPYQELTQDQIDRINELTERYVTTRLYKAFISAVNAVSEEKDLAIQNRIRSLAWVSSQHLECGVDETKEEVREALDLVITELIDVNSKRVPSDKLKCLVSSSHHVLNLLKLSKGGTPASADDFLPALIYCVLQANPPLLHSNILYITSFAQQTTLQSGEAGYFFTNLCCAVAFIEKLTAESLGLTEDEFKRYMSGEALPPNALDGDTWLCEGMRVMQQNLKTLDDLKTRMDRLMTESDTLIDEMDSLETNVTKEVAAVMERTPLHIRPRQANIDEEVPASDLLPPPLTPQTLKEGGQQAGAENVPSSTSDAAAAGGLLSPIGSDAPLSPDILAAQQSLSFLQGLSDLDSGMLSNGENDNDNSSRSKSAAKDGQLRAKDSSLPDLLDPFDNLVVGDAPSSLPPILDPTVSCSNPFLNSANSPKPPGLPGAYSSLQPNSSSQHAAASSSSSSTVGDPSLYTGFTVQGGRIPNIPCDTGHFHYSSPCDPLSPPLETPQPSLPPPLIPMASGGDGGSTRTSSGGSTPRSSEKQPLKKEDTIDKVYNVLGDIVQTFDNLL; this is encoded by the exons ATGTCGCAAGAATTTCAGCCCTTTAGTGAAGTTGATGCTGTACAGTTAcg TAAGGTGAGTCGCTCGGTCAGTGATGTGTCTGAACTGACATCAACGGCAACTTCTTTGATGAGCCGCAAGTTTGATCGCTTTGAAGAGAAAAGGCGACAGCAGCTTGACAAAAGAACAAAAGCTGTGAAATCAATCTTTCGCAAATCGCAGAGTAATAAAG ACCCAAATAAGGCAGAACAGTGGAAGGCAACCAGGCAGCTCAGTTTTGAGTCCCAGAGTGTTGGGCAGGAGTTCAATGAATTCCTAAAA ACCCTAAACAAAGATGTGCAAATGAGGGTCAGCAAGCAGATTAATACATTTGTGGAGAAAATGTTACGCTGTGTGGAGTTTCAGTCAGTTGACGAGTCTGGAGAACAGGTGCATGACTTCTACAACTCCATGAATGAAATGATCACCATGCAGAGTCCTTACCAAG AACTGACACAGGATCAGATTGATAGAATCAATGAGCTGACAGAGCGATATGTGACAACCAGGCTTTACAAGGCGTTCATCAGTGCTGTCAATGCTGTCTCTGAAGAAAAGGATCTTGCTATTCAAAACAG AATCCGCAGCTTGGCTTGGGTCAGCAGCCAGCACTTGGAGTGTGGAGTTgatgagacgaaggaggaagtgcGTGAAGCTCTGGATCTTGTGATCACAG AACTGATTGACGTCAACAGTAAGCGTGTCCCTTCAGACAAGCTGAAATGCCTTGTGTCATCTAGTCATCATGTCCTGAATCTCTTGAAACTGTCCAAAGGAGGAACCCCTGCATCAGCTGATGATTTCCTTCCAGCTCTGATATACTGTGTTCTCCAAGCAAATCCTCCATTGTTACACAGCAATATTTTATACATTACTAGTTTTGCACAGCAGACAACTCTTCAGAGTGGTGAAGCTGGATATTTCTTTACAAATCTG TGCTGTGCAGTTGCATTTATTGAAAAGTTAACTGCAGAAAGCTTGGGGCTAACAGAGGACGAATTCAAGCGCTATATGTCAGGAGAAGCTCTTCCTCCTAATGCCCTGGACGGAGATACATGGCTGTGTGAG ggtATGAGGGTCATGCAGCAAAATCTGAAGACTCTGGATGACCTGAAGACGCGCATGGATCGTCTCATGACTGAATCTGACACGCTGATTGATGAGATGGACAGCTTAGAG ACAAACGTGACAAAGGAGGTGGCAGCTGTGATGGAGAGGACGCCCTTACACATCCGTCCACGTCAAGCCAACATTGATGAAGAGGTCCCAGCATCagaccttctccctcctcccctcacaccacaG ACACTGAAGGAAGGAGGCCAGCAGGCTGGAGCAGAAAACGTGCCGTCCTCTACCTCAGATGCAGCAGCAGCTGGAGGTCTCCTCTCACCAATAGGGTCAGATGCTCCTCTCAGTCCAGACATTCTGGCAGCTCAACAGTCCCTCTCATTTCTTCAAGGCTTGTCAGATCTAGACTCTGGAATGTTATCAAAtggggaaaatgataatgataattcatccCGGAGCAAAAGTGCAGCTAAAGATGGCCAGCTCAGAGCCAAGGACTCATCTTTACCAGACCTGTTGGACCCCTTTGATAACCTTGTAGTGGGAGATGCACCCAGCAGTTTACCACCAATCTTAGATCCCACTGTTTCATGTTCAAACCCTTTCCTGAATTCTGCAAACTCGCCAAAGCCTCCTGGATTGCCGGGAGCATATTCGTCCCTGCAGCCAAATAGCTCTTCTCAGCACGCTGCAGCATCAAGCTCTTCCAGTTCAACAGTGGGCGACCCTTCTCTGTACACTGGTTTCACCGTTCAAGGAGGAAGAATCCCAAACATCCCATGTGATACAGGCCACTTCCATTACTCATCTCCATGTGACCCCCTATCTCCACCACTCGAGACGCCACAGCCTTCTCTCCCACCACCATTAATTCCCATGGCCTctggaggggacggagggagcaCAAGGACGTCCTCTGGGGGCAGCACTCCAAGATCTTCTGAGAAACAGCCACTGAAGAAGGAGGACACCATTGACAAAGTGTACAATGTTTTAGGGGATATTGTGCAGACTTTTGATAATCTCTTGTAG
- the LOC113822971 gene encoding hepatic sodium/bile acid cotransporter gives MLIRRSKKLWLTCSLVVLLAGLGLAQEEDQDVVRFEPAELIHVIEGTVHEVTWYTILPDVSRVSASVEDPTVAEVVGASDVTRSAPGGNATHYGSLNVSALFIGYNKVRVTLFDRQDVVVGEGTLDMSVLLSYQKLNDIFTLAIGILVAVVYVNMGATMNLEIIKNISKKPIGPLLGIVCQYLFMPLIAFGLGKLAFPGNVLAQLGMFLTGCSPGGGLSNMWTYLLGGSLDLSILMTFTSTVFAFATLPLWVFLMGPVILGEADFAIPYKDIAVLVVSLSVPCCVGILIQRFLPRVAKVLEWLLTPMSIFNVIFIFTFGVYANLYVFSFFDLRTMLAGFGLPTIGYLSGLVMAKLFRLPIQDVIAISIETGVQNASVAVFILKFTLEKPAGDLTVVFPAASTVMTPLPLVLVFIAQKIYSCTAKSKSADIAPLEGKAGLENKKSNKENEKGESKGKQMKKQSEGVDNPAVQLQDEAV, from the exons ATGTTGATTCGGCGTTCAAAAAAACTATGGTTGACGTGTTCTCTGGTTGTTCTTCTGGCTGGCCTCGGCTTGGCTCAGGAG GAGGACCAAGACGTCGTCAGATTCGAACCAGCTGAATTGATCCACGTCATAGAAGGAACGGTTCATGAGGTCACGTGGTATACTATCTTGCCCGACGTCAGCAGGGTGTCGGCGTCTGTGGAGGACCCG ACGGTGGCGGAGGTGGTTGGCGCGAGCGACGTGACCCGCAGCGCCCCTGGCGGCAACGCCACGCACTACGGCTCGCTCAACGTGTCCGCCCTTTTTATCGGCTACAACAAAGTGCGCGTCACGCTCTTCGATCGGCAGGATGTT GTGGTCGGCGAGGGGACCCTGGACATGTCGGTGCTGCTGTCGTATCAGAAGCTCAACGACATTTTCACGCTGGCCATCGGCATCCTGGTCGCCGTCGTCTACGTCAACATGGGCGCCACCATGAACTTGGAAATCATCAAAAACATCAGCAAGAAACCCATCGGCCCGCTGCTGGGGATCGTCTGCCAGTACCTGTTCATGCCACTG ATCGCCTTCGGACTGGGAAAGCTCGCCTTCCCCGGGAACGTGTTGGCGCAGCTGGGGATGTTCCTGACGGGTTGCTCGCCTGGAGGAGGACTCTCGAACATGTGGACGTACCTGCTGGGGGGGTCCCTCGACCTCTCGATTCTCATGACGTTCACCTCCACGGTCTTCGCCTTcg CCACGCTCCCTCTGTGGGTATTCCTGATGGGTCCTGTGATCCTGGGAGAAGCGGACTTCGCCATTCCCTATAAGGACATCGCCGTGTTGGTCGTGAGCCTGTCCGTCCCCTGCTGCGTGGGCATCCTCATCCAGCGCTTCCTGCCGAG GGTGGCGAAGGTGCTAGAATGGCTCCTGACGCCCATGTCCATCTTCAACGTCATTTTCATCTTCACCTTCGGCGTCTACGCAAACCTCTACGTCTTCAGTTTCTTCGACTTGAGG ACCATGCTCGCCGGCTTCGGACTCCCGACCATCGGCTACCTGAGCGGCCTCGTGATGGCCAAGCTGTTCCGGCTGCCGATTCAGGACGTGATCGCCATCAGCATCGAAACCGGGGTTCAGAACGCCAGCGTGGCCGTCTTCATCCTCAAGTTCACTCTCGAGAAGCCCGCTGGAGACCTTACTGTCG TGTTTCCGGCTGCGTCGACAGTAATGACCCCGCTCCCTCTCGTCCTCGTGTTCATCGCGCAAAAAATCTATTCCTGCACAGCCAAGTCGAAGTCAGCGGATATAGCACCTttagaggggaag GCTGGTTtggaaaacaagaaaagtaataaagaaaatgaaaagggagagagcaaagggaagCAGATGAAGAAGCAGTCTGAAGGCGTTGATAATCCAGCTGTGCAGTTGCAGGATGAAGCTGTGTAG